ACTTGAGATTTAACTTTTGGGCTAGAATATCTGTCCAGTTAAGCCCGTTGCTAAAGCGTCCTTGAAAATAAGGAGGAGGAGGAAAACCAATACCTGTATTGGGATCTTTGGTGAAAGCAAATAAGTTACCATTGTCTGACAAACTATCACCGAATACATACAGTTTAGAAAAACTTGCAGCCGAAGCTTTTAGAGGCAACATAAAAGAAAAAGAAATCAAAGTTGCCGCTAATATTTTAATTTTCATGTTTGATGAATAAATGAGATTTTATTGTTGAGTTTGTTTGATAAAGTTACAAAAAAATCACAAGACCAACTAAGTTATTTTTTTACCTCAGCTATTCTTGATATTTTTACTTAAGTAACTTTACATAGACAACAATTAAGATATCAAGAAAAATCAGAGAGAAATATCAAGATTTTCAGTATTTTTTGCTACTCGGTTAATAGCTATCAAAAATGATGTTAGCGATCGCCTAAAATCAACCGTAGGTCATTGTGCTTGTTTTGCGGGTGATGTTTGCTTCAACTTGAGTGCATCAACAGCCGATATTCCCTCACCTTGTGAGCCGAAATACCATAAAGCCGCCGCCGCTTCTGCACGAGTTACGGGTTTTTTCGGTTGAAATAAGGTAGTGTAGCCAAATACCCGCCGAATATTTGCTTGTTCGCCATTTTGGAAATCTGCTAAAACTGCTCTTAAAGCTTTGGGGTCAATTTTCCCCACATCTTGGAAACCCCAAGTTTCCCGCACCGCATCCAAAGTAGCATTAGGTAAAGCTTGGCGAGTATCTAAAGGTAATTTCCACAAAATCAACTGTTCTCGTGTCAAAGGTGCATCAGGACGAAACAAAACGGCTGTCGCATCTCCAGATAAAGGGCTAGGTATTAAACCAGCTTCGGCTAATCCTTGAATGACGGGAAAATCTGGATTTTGTGGCGACACATCACTAAAAGCCGCTTGCGTACTTTCCCCAGCCAAACGAATCTGCTTTGCTGGGTTATTAGCATACATAGCATTATTAGCAGCCACTAACCAATGGGCATATTCTCGCCGAGTCACAATTTTTCCAGGTTCAAACTGGTTGCTAGAAATATTAGTTTTATTCCCCGAAGATGTGGAATTGAAAACCCCCAAAGCAGCTAAATCTTGGATATATTGCCGCAGTTGTTGCGGTGCTTTATTAATATCGTTAAATGTTGTGGCTGTCGCAGTGGTTGAATTATTAGGTGTATTAGTTGGCTGTGTTACCCAATTTGCTGGAGGTACTGGGCCGATAAACTGGGCATCACCACTTGTAGGAACATTAGATGATGCGGTAGCCGCAGCATTAGGAACGTACTTAATTTGTATTGCTGTAGATGTTTGGGGTTGATTTGCTGCGGCGTTAGTTACTGACTTAGGTTGAATTGATACCTTGACTAGCAAATCATTACGTCGGGCTTCAAAAGTCCCTTCTACATCATCAGTTGGCTGTTGCAAAATCTGCCAGTTGTTGGCTTGAAACTGGTTACGATAAAAGTTACTAATGAAGTTGCTGGGGTCTGAACTCAGCCAACGTGTTGATACTCGCTGTTCTCCACCACTAGCAGGAGTGATTTCCTGTAGTTGAGCATTTTGGTATATGGGTATATCCTTGGGAAAATCAGCAGGTAACTGGACTGTAGGCTGAGTTGGTGTCGGTTGGACTTCACTCTCCTTAGCCTCTCCAAAAACCACTTGATTACCTTGTAATCTTGGGTCTGCTGCTAGAGACTGTTCTAAGTTCTTAGCAGTTGGACTGTTAGCGCAGGCTG
Above is a genomic segment from Nostoc sp. MS1 containing:
- a CDS encoding S-layer homology domain-containing protein — its product is MLSSKRPALVLSLAVLLTSLTACANSPTAKNLEQSLAADPRLQGNQVVFGEAKESEVQPTPTQPTVQLPADFPKDIPIYQNAQLQEITPASGGEQRVSTRWLSSDPSNFISNFYRNQFQANNWQILQQPTDDVEGTFEARRNDLLVKVSIQPKSVTNAAANQPQTSTAIQIKYVPNAAATASSNVPTSGDAQFIGPVPPANWVTQPTNTPNNSTTATATTFNDINKAPQQLRQYIQDLAALGVFNSTSSGNKTNISSNQFEPGKIVTRREYAHWLVAANNAMYANNPAKQIRLAGESTQAAFSDVSPQNPDFPVIQGLAEAGLIPSPLSGDATAVLFRPDAPLTREQLILWKLPLDTRQALPNATLDAVRETWGFQDVGKIDPKALRAVLADFQNGEQANIRRVFGYTTLFQPKKPVTRAEAAAALWYFGSQGEGISAVDALKLKQTSPAKQAQ